Proteins from one Poseidonibacter antarcticus genomic window:
- a CDS encoding ABC transporter permease, translating into MKENILLAFSFAKRDFKERYVGTSLGQFWYVLSPIITIFIYTVIFSDFMKMKMSIIDNSYSYSIYLVPGLLAWTTFSTIIMRLTNSFSEKANLIKKIAVPMYTFQLSILLTELFLFFISISLSLIFLFLVNQPITMTFLWMIPVMFLQVLFAFAIGVIVSLFTPFFKDLKEAVPIVIQLWFWMTPIIYLSEMIEKKYPALLVYNPFYYFVKIYQDIFLSSKVPSFDSLLIITIMTVTALIIAGYLYKKMISTIKDII; encoded by the coding sequence TTGAAAGAGAATATTTTATTAGCATTCTCTTTTGCAAAAAGAGATTTTAAAGAGAGATATGTAGGAACTAGTCTTGGTCAATTTTGGTATGTACTTTCTCCAATTATTACTATTTTTATTTATACAGTTATTTTTTCAGATTTTATGAAAATGAAAATGAGCATAATTGATAATTCTTATTCTTATAGTATCTATTTAGTTCCAGGTTTATTAGCATGGACTACATTTAGTACTATTATTATGAGATTGACCAACTCTTTTTCTGAAAAAGCAAATTTAATAAAAAAGATTGCTGTACCTATGTATACTTTTCAATTAAGTATTTTACTTACGGAGTTATTTTTATTCTTTATTTCAATCTCATTAAGTTTAATTTTCTTATTTTTAGTTAATCAGCCAATAACAATGACTTTTTTATGGATGATTCCTGTTATGTTTTTACAAGTTTTATTTGCTTTTGCTATTGGGGTAATTGTATCACTTTTTACACCATTTTTTAAGGATTTAAAAGAAGCTGTACCAATAGTTATTCAATTATGGTTTTGGATGACACCTATTATTTATCTAAGTGAAATGATTGAAAAAAAATATCCAGCATTGCTAGTTTATAATCCATTTTACTATTTTGTTAAGATATATCAAGATATTTTTTTATCATCAAAAGTACCTAGTTTTGATTCATTATTAATTATTACTATAATGACAGTCACAGCATTAATTATTGCAGGATATTTATATAAAAAGATGATATCTACTATTAAGGATATTATTTAG